A region of Planktomarina temperata RCA23 DNA encodes the following proteins:
- the rplC gene encoding 50S ribosomal protein L3, whose protein sequence is MRSGVIAKKMGMTRLFMEDGKQIPVTVLALDGLQVVAQRTADLDGYTAVQLGAGSAKAKRTSQAMRGHFAKANVAPKRKVAEFRVSAENLIEVGAEISAEHFLEGQMVDVSGTSIGKGFQGAMKRWNFGGLRASHGVSISHRSHGSTGQCQDPGKVFKGKKMAGHMGAAKVTTQNLEVVRTDADRGLIMVKGAVPGSKGGWVTIKDAMKKKLPDGVPFPAAIKSAAAPAEAPVADAPAEGGEA, encoded by the coding sequence ATGCGCTCTGGAGTTATTGCGAAAAAAATGGGCATGACCCGTTTGTTCATGGAAGACGGTAAGCAAATCCCGGTGACAGTGCTCGCTTTGGATGGTCTGCAAGTTGTCGCACAGCGTACTGCCGATTTGGATGGTTACACAGCCGTGCAATTGGGCGCTGGATCGGCAAAAGCTAAACGCACAAGCCAAGCGATGCGCGGCCATTTTGCCAAGGCAAATGTTGCGCCCAAGCGTAAAGTTGCCGAATTCCGCGTCTCTGCTGAAAACTTGATTGAAGTGGGTGCTGAGATTTCAGCCGAACATTTCCTTGAAGGTCAAATGGTTGACGTATCCGGCACATCGATCGGTAAAGGTTTCCAAGGTGCGATGAAGCGCTGGAACTTTGGCGGTTTGCGTGCATCACACGGTGTGTCCATCAGCCACCGTTCCCACGGTTCGACAGGTCAATGTCAAGATCCGGGTAAAGTGTTCAAAGGCAAGAAAATGGCCGGTCACATGGGTGCGGCGAAAGTCACCACCCAGAACTTGGAAGTTGTGCGTACAGACGCTGATCGCGGTTTGATCATGGTCAAAGGCGCGGTTCCAGGTTCCAAGGGCGGCTGGGTCACAATCAAAGATGCGATGAAAAAGAAATTGCCTGACGGCGTTCCTTTTCCAGCAGCAATCAAATCAGCAGCCGCACCGGCCGAAGCTCCTGTAGCTGACGCTCCTGCGGAAGGCGGTGAAGCATGA
- the fusA gene encoding elongation factor G: protein MAREYPLELYRNFGIMAHIDAGKTTCSERILYYTGKEHNIGEVHDGAATMDHMEQEQERGITITSAATTTFWERTEDGVSPDSPKHRLNIIDTPGHVDFTIEVERSLAVLDGAVCVLDANAGVEPQTETVWRQADRYKVPRMVFVNKMDKIGADFFNCVEMIEDRTGAVAVPIAFPIGAETELEGLVDLVTMEEWLWQGEDLGASWIKAPIRAELQETADKWRAKLVESAVEQDDEAMMEYLEGNEPDVPTLRKLIRKGTLAMAFVPVLGGSAFKNKGVQPLLNAVVDYLPSPLDVVDYMGFKPGDETETRDIARRADDDMPFSALAFKIWNDPFVGSLTFTRIYSGKLEKGDSFLNSTKGKKERVGRMMIMHSNDRDEISEAFSGDIIALGGLKDTTTGDTLCAVNAPVVLETMTFPEPVIEIAVEPKTKGDQEKMGLALQRLSAEDPSFRVETDIESGQTIMKGMGELHLDILVDRMRREFKVEANIGAPQVAYRETIGHEVTHTYTHKKQSGGSGQYGEVKLTITPTEPGEGYSFESRVVGGSVPKEYIPGVEKGIRSVMDSGPLAGFPVIDFKVALLEGKYHDVDSSVLAFEIASRMCMREGMRLAGAKLLEPVMKVEVITPEEYTGGIIGDLTSRRGQVQGQENRGNAIAIDAFVPLANMFGYINTLRSMSSGRANFTMQFDHYEPVPSNISEEIQAKFA, encoded by the coding sequence ATGGCACGCGAATATCCACTAGAGCTGTACCGCAACTTCGGTATCATGGCGCACATCGATGCTGGTAAAACAACCTGCTCCGAGCGGATCCTGTATTATACAGGTAAAGAGCATAACATCGGTGAAGTGCATGATGGCGCTGCAACCATGGATCACATGGAGCAAGAGCAAGAGCGTGGCATCACGATCACTTCTGCTGCGACCACCACTTTTTGGGAGCGCACAGAAGACGGTGTGTCCCCAGACAGCCCCAAGCACCGCTTGAACATTATTGACACTCCAGGCCACGTTGACTTCACAATTGAAGTTGAGCGGTCCTTGGCGGTTCTTGATGGCGCGGTCTGCGTGCTCGATGCGAATGCTGGTGTTGAGCCTCAAACCGAAACAGTTTGGCGTCAAGCGGACCGCTACAAGGTTCCACGGATGGTTTTTGTCAACAAAATGGACAAAATCGGCGCGGACTTTTTCAACTGTGTTGAGATGATCGAAGATCGTACAGGCGCGGTGGCTGTGCCAATCGCTTTCCCAATTGGCGCAGAGACTGAACTGGAAGGTTTGGTTGATCTTGTGACGATGGAAGAGTGGCTATGGCAGGGTGAAGACCTTGGCGCCTCTTGGATCAAAGCTCCAATCCGTGCTGAGCTGCAAGAAACAGCTGATAAATGGCGCGCCAAATTGGTTGAATCTGCTGTCGAGCAAGATGATGAAGCCATGATGGAATATTTGGAAGGCAATGAGCCCGACGTTCCGACGCTGCGCAAATTGATCCGCAAGGGTACATTGGCGATGGCATTCGTGCCTGTGCTTGGTGGATCTGCGTTTAAAAACAAAGGTGTTCAGCCCTTGCTGAACGCGGTTGTAGATTACTTGCCGAGCCCTCTCGATGTTGTCGACTATATGGGCTTTAAACCCGGCGATGAGACAGAAACCCGTGACATCGCCCGCCGTGCGGATGACGACATGCCCTTCTCTGCGCTGGCGTTCAAAATCTGGAATGACCCCTTTGTTGGCTCTTTGACCTTCACACGGATTTATTCTGGCAAATTGGAAAAAGGCGATTCTTTCTTGAACTCCACAAAGGGTAAGAAAGAGCGCGTGGGTCGTATGATGATCATGCACTCCAATGACCGTGATGAAATCTCAGAAGCATTTTCTGGCGACATCATCGCTTTGGGTGGCCTGAAGGACACAACAACTGGGGATACACTTTGTGCGGTGAATGCTCCGGTGGTTCTGGAAACAATGACTTTCCCAGAGCCTGTGATCGAAATTGCGGTTGAGCCAAAAACCAAGGGCGACCAAGAGAAAATGGGCCTGGCGCTGCAGCGTCTGTCTGCTGAAGATCCATCCTTCCGCGTGGAAACTGACATTGAATCAGGTCAGACCATCATGAAAGGCATGGGCGAGCTGCATTTGGATATCCTTGTGGATCGTATGCGCCGTGAGTTTAAAGTCGAAGCCAATATCGGTGCGCCACAGGTGGCCTATCGTGAGACCATCGGCCATGAAGTCACCCACACTTACACCCACAAAAAACAATCGGGTGGCTCTGGTCAATACGGTGAGGTCAAGCTGACCATTACACCGACCGAGCCGGGTGAAGGTTATTCTTTCGAATCTCGCGTCGTTGGCGGCTCGGTTCCAAAGGAATATATCCCAGGTGTTGAAAAGGGTATTCGCTCCGTTATGGACAGCGGTCCTCTGGCTGGCTTCCCTGTGATCGACTTCAAAGTGGCTTTGCTTGAGGGTAAATATCACGATGTTGACTCCTCTGTTCTGGCCTTTGAGATCGCATCGCGGATGTGTATGCGCGAAGGCATGCGTCTGGCTGGCGCGAAACTGCTTGAGCCTGTGATGAAGGTCGAAGTGATCACACCTGAAGAGTATACAGGTGGCATCATCGGCGATTTGACATCGCGTCGGGGTCAAGTTCAGGGTCAAGAAAATCGCGGCAACGCGATTGCAATTGATGCCTTTGTGCCTTTGGCGAATATGTTTGGTTACATCAATACTCTGCGTTCCATGTCTTCGGGCCGCGCCAATTTTACCATGCAGTTCGATCACTACGAACCTGTTCCGTCGAATATCTCTGAAGAGATCCAAGCGAAATTTGCATAA
- the rpsJ gene encoding 30S ribosomal protein S10 — protein sequence MQSQNIRIRLKAFDHRVLDASTLEIVNTAKRTGAQVRGPIPLPNKIEKFTVLRGPHVDKKSRDQFEIRTHKRLLDIVDPTPQTVDALMKLDLAAGVDVQISV from the coding sequence ATGCAAAGTCAAAATATCCGCATTCGTCTGAAGGCCTTTGACCACCGTGTGTTGGATGCGTCCACACTCGAGATCGTCAATACAGCCAAACGGACAGGTGCGCAGGTACGTGGCCCAATCCCACTGCCGAACAAAATCGAGAAATTTACAGTTCTGCGTGGCCCTCACGTTGACAAAAAATCTCGTGACCAGTTTGAAATCCGCACGCACAAACGCCTGCTGGATATCGTTGATCCAACACCACAGACCGTGGACGCGCTGATGAAGCTCGACCTGGCTGCCGGTGTTGACGTGCAAATCTCAGTTTAA
- the rpsG gene encoding 30S ribosomal protein S7 — MSRRHAAEKRSVLPDAKYGDLVLTKFMNNLMLDGKKSVAERIVYGALERVEAKVKRAPVEMFHEALENIKPSVEVRSRRVGGATYQVPVEVRPERREALAIRWLITASRKRNENTMEERLAGELLDAVQSRGSAVKKREDTHKMADANKAFSHYRW, encoded by the coding sequence ATGTCACGTCGTCACGCCGCTGAGAAGCGCTCTGTCCTGCCCGATGCCAAATATGGTGATTTGGTGCTGACAAAATTCATGAACAACTTGATGCTCGATGGTAAAAAATCCGTTGCAGAACGCATCGTCTACGGTGCGCTGGAGCGTGTCGAAGCCAAGGTCAAGCGCGCACCTGTTGAGATGTTCCACGAAGCTTTGGAAAACATCAAACCTTCCGTCGAAGTGCGCTCACGCCGCGTCGGTGGTGCAACCTACCAGGTGCCTGTTGAAGTACGTCCCGAGCGGCGCGAAGCTCTTGCAATCCGTTGGTTGATTACAGCCAGCCGCAAGCGCAACGAAAACACAATGGAAGAGCGTCTTGCTGGCGAATTGTTGGACGCGGTGCAATCCCGTGGTTCCGCCGTCAAGAAGCGCGAAGACACTCACAAGATGGCCGACGCAAACAAAGCGTTCAGCCATTATCGCTGGTAA
- a CDS encoding substrate-binding domain-containing protein, producing MKKLLAGSALALIASVGMASAGDLTCLITKNNTNPFFVKMKEGAEAAATAAGMDFQAYAGVTDGDAAPQINAIENCVAAGAKGILITPSNDSVGPALIDARTAGVLVIALDTPLADKNAQDMTFATDNFEAGLLIGQWAAATLGADAANAKIGMLDINKDNISVDVARDTGFLVGFGIDVPNLNVMGSETDPRVIGHETSYASVEGGVTAMENLLAREPDINVVYTINEPAAEGAYQALQNAGKTGVLVVSVDGGCPGIASVKDGVIGATSQQYPLLMASKGVEAIAKFAADGTKPSASDGLTFFNTGVNLVTDAPVDGVPSIDSDRGTELCWG from the coding sequence ATGAAGAAACTATTAGCTGGGTCTGCATTGGCCTTGATTGCATCTGTGGGCATGGCATCCGCAGGCGACCTGACTTGCTTGATCACAAAGAACAACACCAACCCGTTTTTTGTGAAAATGAAAGAGGGTGCGGAGGCGGCTGCAACGGCTGCGGGCATGGATTTTCAGGCCTATGCGGGCGTGACAGATGGTGATGCTGCTCCGCAAATCAACGCAATTGAAAACTGTGTTGCGGCTGGCGCAAAAGGCATTTTGATCACACCGTCCAACGACTCTGTGGGACCGGCTTTGATTGATGCGCGCACAGCGGGTGTTTTGGTCATCGCTTTGGATACGCCGCTGGCGGACAAAAACGCACAAGATATGACCTTCGCAACCGATAACTTTGAGGCAGGTCTTTTGATCGGCCAATGGGCTGCTGCAACACTCGGTGCTGATGCAGCAAACGCGAAAATCGGTATGCTCGATATCAACAAAGACAATATCTCTGTTGATGTTGCGCGCGACACAGGCTTCTTGGTTGGCTTTGGTATTGATGTGCCAAATCTGAACGTCATGGGCTCAGAAACGGATCCGCGCGTGATTGGTCACGAAACATCCTATGCCTCTGTTGAGGGCGGTGTGACCGCGATGGAAAATCTGTTGGCCCGCGAGCCTGATATCAATGTCGTATATACCATCAACGAACCTGCCGCTGAAGGCGCTTATCAGGCGCTGCAAAATGCCGGCAAAACAGGGGTTCTGGTGGTCTCTGTTGACGGCGGCTGCCCCGGTATTGCCAGCGTCAAAGACGGTGTGATTGGCGCAACGTCTCAGCAGTACCCATTGCTGATGGCCTCCAAAGGTGTGGAAGCGATTGCCAAATTTGCAGCCGATGGCACGAAGCCTTCCGCTTCAGATGGTTTGACCTTCTTTAACACCGGTGTGAACTTGGTTACCGATGCGCCGGTCGATGGGGTTCCTTCTATTGACAGCGACCGCGGCACTGAGCTTTGCTGGGGCTAA
- a CDS encoding ATP-binding cassette domain-containing protein, with protein MSEKQPIIQARGLMKRYGTVIAMDGADFDLYPGEICAVIGDNGAGKSTLIKALSGAVVPDHGEVLVDGRPVNFKSPDDARSEGIETVYQNLALSPALSIANNMFLGREMRKPGVLGSVFRMMDHKRMQDFARDKLSELGLMTIQNINQAVETLSGGQRQGVAVARAAAFGSKVIILDEPTAALGVKESRRVLELILDVRSRGIPIILISHNMPHVFEVADRIHVHRLGKRLCVIDPRDYTMSDAVAFMTGAKEAPEQAA; from the coding sequence ATGAGTGAGAAGCAACCTATTATCCAAGCCCGAGGGCTTATGAAGCGCTATGGTACGGTGATCGCCATGGATGGGGCAGATTTCGATTTATACCCCGGAGAAATTTGCGCAGTGATTGGCGACAATGGCGCGGGCAAATCGACCTTGATCAAGGCTCTCTCTGGAGCGGTTGTACCAGATCATGGCGAGGTCTTGGTGGATGGGCGTCCGGTGAATTTCAAATCCCCGGATGATGCCCGCAGCGAAGGCATTGAAACGGTCTATCAAAACCTGGCTCTATCGCCAGCGCTCTCGATTGCCAATAATATGTTTTTGGGGCGCGAGATGCGCAAGCCCGGTGTCCTGGGATCAGTGTTTCGCATGATGGATCACAAACGTATGCAAGACTTTGCGCGTGATAAATTGTCCGAGCTTGGGCTTATGACCATTCAGAACATCAATCAAGCGGTGGAAACGCTCTCGGGTGGCCAACGCCAGGGGGTCGCGGTGGCGCGGGCCGCGGCTTTTGGTTCGAAGGTGATTATTCTCGATGAGCCGACAGCGGCATTGGGGGTCAAGGAATCTCGCCGGGTCTTGGAGCTCATCTTAGATGTGCGCTCGCGCGGTATTCCGATTATCTTGATCAGTCACAACATGCCCCATGTCTTTGAGGTGGCCGATCGCATTCATGTGCATCGCCTGGGCAAGCGATTGTGCGTCATTGATCCTCGTGACTATACGATGTCCGATGCGGTGGCCTTTATGACCGGTGCCAAGGAAGCGCCTGAGCAGGCCGCATGA
- a CDS encoding 50S ribosomal protein L23, with protein sequence MSAKPEHYDVIRKPIITEKTTMASENGAVVFEVAIDSNKPSIKEAVESLFDVKVKAVNTTITKGKSKRFRGMLGKRRDVKKAYVTLEEGNTIDVTTGL encoded by the coding sequence ATGAGCGCGAAACCAGAACATTACGATGTGATCCGCAAGCCGATCATCACTGAGAAAACCACAATGGCCTCTGAAAATGGCGCGGTTGTGTTTGAAGTGGCTATCGACAGCAATAAGCCCAGCATCAAAGAGGCTGTTGAAAGCCTGTTTGACGTGAAGGTTAAAGCGGTGAACACTACGATCACCAAAGGGAAATCAAAGCGCTTTCGCGGCATGCTCGGCAAACGCCGTGATGTGAAAAAAGCCTATGTGACCCTTGAAGAAGGCAACACAATCGACGTAACGACTGGGTTGTAA
- the rpsL gene encoding 30S ribosomal protein S12 codes for MPTIQQLIRKPRQPKVKRSKSMHLQECPQKRGVCTRVYTTTPKKPNSAMRKVAKVRLTNGFEVISYIPGESHNLQEHSVVLIRGGRVKDLPGVRYHILRGVLDTQGVKDRKQRRSKYGAKRPK; via the coding sequence ATGCCAACGATCCAACAGCTGATCCGGAAACCCCGGCAGCCTAAAGTAAAACGCAGCAAGTCCATGCACTTGCAAGAATGTCCACAAAAACGCGGTGTCTGCACACGCGTTTATACAACAACGCCTAAGAAACCGAACTCGGCGATGCGGAAAGTTGCAAAAGTCCGTTTGACCAATGGTTTTGAGGTGATCAGCTACATCCCAGGTGAAAGCCACAACCTGCAAGAACACTCTGTTGTTTTGATCCGCGGGGGCCGGGTAAAAGATCTTCCTGGTGTGCGTTATCACATCCTGCGCGGTGTTCTGGATACTCAGGGCGTCAAAGATCGTAAGCAACGTCGTTCGAAATACGGCGCGAAGCGTCCGAAGTAA
- a CDS encoding ABC transporter permease subunit: MSMEQEPKQAGSEFEVGLDAADKSVASFARDDRSIDHILRGILRRNPTIIPAMVLVFSVICFGIIAPNFMSPGVLSLVLKQVTVTGVVAIAQTLIILTAGIDLSVGAIMVLSSMIMGRLAVDFGIPPFFAVTISLFVGALMGWVNGVLVTIVKLPPFIVTLGTLSVFTALLLWYSGSQSIRGADIREMAPSLLFFGHSLRFGGFVLTYGGLALIGLAILIWYLLNHTAWGRHVHAIGDDPDAAMLSGIKINRTLISVYALAGLICGFAGWVAAGRVGSISPIGFTDINLASITAVVIGGTSLFGGRGSILGSVLGAMIVGVFNTGLSLAGVDDYWQMFAAGNLVLIAVALDQWLRRATK; the protein is encoded by the coding sequence ATGAGTATGGAACAAGAGCCAAAACAAGCCGGCTCCGAGTTTGAGGTCGGCCTTGATGCCGCAGACAAATCTGTCGCCTCTTTCGCGCGCGATGATCGGTCAATAGATCACATTTTGCGCGGCATATTGCGCCGCAACCCAACCATTATTCCCGCGATGGTTTTGGTGTTCAGCGTGATTTGCTTTGGCATCATCGCGCCAAATTTCATGTCGCCGGGCGTGCTGTCTTTGGTGCTCAAACAAGTCACCGTGACCGGTGTGGTTGCCATTGCACAGACCTTGATCATTTTAACCGCAGGCATCGACCTCTCGGTGGGCGCGATTATGGTGCTCTCGTCTATGATTATGGGTCGTTTGGCGGTTGATTTTGGCATCCCGCCCTTTTTCGCCGTGACGATCTCATTGTTCGTTGGGGCGCTTATGGGCTGGGTCAACGGCGTTTTGGTGACCATCGTCAAACTGCCGCCTTTCATCGTAACCCTTGGCACGCTGTCGGTCTTTACGGCTTTGCTGCTGTGGTATTCCGGCTCGCAATCTATCCGCGGCGCGGATATCCGCGAGATGGCACCGAGCCTTCTATTTTTTGGGCATTCTTTGCGCTTTGGTGGTTTTGTGCTGACCTATGGAGGGCTCGCGCTGATCGGATTGGCGATATTGATTTGGTATCTGCTCAATCACACCGCCTGGGGACGGCATGTGCATGCGATCGGCGATGATCCGGATGCTGCGATGCTGTCAGGGATTAAGATTAATCGTACATTGATTTCTGTTTACGCGCTGGCCGGGCTCATCTGTGGATTCGCTGGCTGGGTGGCCGCCGGCCGGGTGGGGTCGATCTCACCCATTGGGTTTACCGACATCAACCTTGCCAGCATCACCGCGGTGGTGATTGGCGGCACCTCACTGTTTGGTGGGCGCGGTTCGATCCTAGGATCTGTGCTGGGGGCGATGATTGTGGGTGTATTCAATACCGGCCTGTCTTTGGCCGGGGTAGATGATTATTGGCAAATGTTTGCAGCGGGTAATTTGGTTTTGATCGCGGTGGCGCTTGACCAATGGCTGCGGAGGGCGACAAAATGA
- a CDS encoding ROK family transcriptional regulator has product MDDAQVKSLSMGLSQKGVRDHNERLILSLIQRHGSLPGSALAKLADLSPPTVSGILRQLEADGLVERGTPVRGKVGKPSIPMGLAANGAFSFGIKIGRRSADLILMDFKGGTHGEMQITYDFPIKQVVLTFLQDGLFNLAEQLSASEQARICGIGIAAPFEFWNWDASIDAPSNAFRAWSEVDLVAEVGEFSDLPVIVMNDATAACQAEHTYGRGKEFQDYAYFFIGAFIGGGVVLNNSVYVGRQGNAGALGSIRSISPIGESMQLIDMASIHLLEARLREVDIETRQLWDDPDSWTRLTRYVEPWLLQTAQELAKASLSACSVIDFEAILIDGSFPASLRDDLVNRVRRYVATQDTRGLIPPKIEAGSIGANARSQGAACEIIRAQFFLKANTSI; this is encoded by the coding sequence ATGGATGACGCGCAGGTAAAATCATTGAGTATGGGCTTAAGCCAAAAGGGTGTGAGGGATCACAACGAACGTTTGATTCTATCTCTTATCCAACGTCATGGCAGCTTGCCCGGCAGCGCCCTGGCCAAATTGGCCGATTTATCGCCCCCCACCGTCTCCGGTATTTTACGCCAGCTTGAAGCCGACGGGCTGGTGGAACGTGGAACGCCTGTGCGCGGCAAGGTGGGGAAGCCCTCGATTCCCATGGGCTTGGCGGCCAATGGCGCCTTCTCCTTTGGCATCAAAATCGGACGCAGATCCGCCGATCTGATATTAATGGATTTCAAAGGCGGCACGCACGGCGAGATGCAAATCACCTATGACTTTCCAATCAAACAGGTGGTTTTGACCTTCCTGCAAGACGGCCTGTTCAATCTCGCCGAGCAATTGTCAGCCTCCGAACAGGCGCGAATCTGCGGCATTGGCATCGCAGCGCCATTTGAATTTTGGAATTGGGACGCCTCGATTGACGCGCCCAGCAATGCCTTCCGCGCCTGGAGCGAGGTTGATTTGGTCGCTGAAGTTGGCGAATTCAGCGACCTGCCTGTCATCGTGATGAATGATGCCACGGCCGCCTGCCAAGCTGAGCACACCTATGGACGCGGCAAAGAGTTTCAAGACTATGCCTATTTCTTCATTGGCGCCTTTATTGGCGGGGGTGTGGTGCTGAACAACTCTGTCTATGTCGGACGGCAAGGAAATGCGGGCGCTTTGGGCTCGATCCGAAGCATCAGCCCTATCGGCGAAAGTATGCAATTGATCGACATGGCCTCCATTCATCTCCTAGAGGCCCGCTTGCGCGAAGTCGATATCGAAACCCGGCAGCTTTGGGATGATCCAGACAGCTGGACCAGGCTGACACGCTATGTGGAACCCTGGCTGCTGCAAACGGCGCAAGAGCTGGCGAAAGCCAGCCTCTCGGCCTGTTCGGTTATTGATTTTGAGGCCATCTTAATCGATGGGTCCTTCCCGGCCAGCCTACGCGATGATTTGGTAAACCGTGTCCGCCGTTATGTCGCCACTCAAGACACCCGCGGCCTCATCCCGCCAAAAATTGAAGCCGGCAGCATTGGCGCCAATGCCCGATCCCAGGGCGCAGCCTGCGAAATCATTCGCGCTCAATTCTTTTTGAAAGCCAACACCAGTATCTAG
- the tuf gene encoding elongation factor Tu, with protein sequence MAKEKFERSKPHVNIGTIGHVDHGKTTLTAAITKQFGDFKAYDEIDGAPEEKARGITISTAHVEYETETRHYAHVDCPGHADYVKNMITGAAQMDGAILVVNAADGPMPQTREHILLGRQVGIPYMVVYMNKVDQVDDDELLELVEMEIRELLSSYEYPGDDIPVIAGSALAALEDRDAAIGSESIAKLMAAVDEYIPTPARAVDQPFLLPIEDVFSISGRGTVVTGRIERGVINVGEEIEIVGIRDTSKTVCTGVEMFRKLLDRGEAGDNVGVLLRGIDRNGVERGQILCKPGSVKPHTKFEAEAYILTKEEGGRHTPFFANYRPQFYFRTTDVTGTVVLPSGTEMVMPGDNLKFDVELIAPIAMETGLRFAIREGGRTVGAGVVSKINE encoded by the coding sequence ATGGCTAAGGAAAAGTTTGAACGCTCGAAACCCCACGTTAACATCGGCACGATTGGTCACGTTGACCATGGTAAGACAACCTTGACAGCTGCGATCACCAAGCAATTTGGTGATTTTAAAGCCTATGACGAGATTGACGGCGCGCCGGAAGAGAAGGCCCGTGGTATTACGATTTCGACTGCGCATGTTGAATATGAAACAGAGACCCGCCACTACGCGCATGTTGATTGCCCTGGCCACGCTGACTATGTGAAAAACATGATCACCGGTGCGGCGCAGATGGATGGTGCGATCTTGGTTGTGAACGCGGCCGATGGCCCGATGCCACAGACCCGTGAGCACATTTTGCTCGGCCGTCAGGTTGGCATTCCTTACATGGTTGTTTACATGAACAAAGTTGACCAAGTTGACGACGACGAGTTGCTCGAATTGGTTGAAATGGAAATCCGTGAGCTGCTGTCCAGCTACGAATATCCTGGCGATGATATCCCTGTGATTGCCGGCTCTGCTTTGGCCGCTTTGGAAGATCGCGACGCGGCTATTGGCTCTGAGTCCATCGCAAAATTGATGGCGGCTGTGGATGAGTATATCCCAACACCGGCGCGTGCGGTTGACCAGCCTTTCTTGCTGCCGATCGAGGATGTGTTCTCAATCTCCGGCCGTGGTACAGTTGTAACTGGCCGTATTGAGCGCGGTGTGATCAATGTGGGCGAAGAGATTGAAATCGTCGGCATCCGTGACACATCGAAAACTGTCTGCACAGGCGTTGAAATGTTCCGCAAACTGCTCGATCGCGGTGAAGCTGGCGACAACGTAGGTGTTCTGCTGCGCGGCATCGACCGCAATGGCGTTGAGCGCGGTCAGATCCTGTGTAAGCCAGGTTCTGTGAAGCCTCACACGAAGTTTGAAGCCGAAGCCTATATTCTGACCAAAGAAGAAGGTGGCCGTCACACGCCATTCTTCGCCAACTACCGTCCACAGTTCTACTTCCGGACCACCGATGTGACCGGCACAGTTGTTCTGCCTTCGGGTACTGAAATGGTGATGCCAGGTGATAACCTCAAATTCGACGTTGAGCTGATCGCCCCAATCGCCATGGAAACCGGCCTGCGCTTCGCCATCCGCGAAGGCGGCCGCACCGTCGGCGCCGGTGTCGTATCCAAAATCAACGAGTAA
- the rplD gene encoding 50S ribosomal protein L4, with protein MKLDVIKLDGGKAGSIDLNEALFGLEPRVDILHRVVRWQRNNAQAGTHKVKTRSEVSYSTKKIYRQKGTGGARHGARSAPIFRGGGVYKGPTPRSHGHDLPKKVRALGLKHALSAKAKAGELVVIDAAVSDGKTGALAKAVANLGWKRALIIDGAAVNENFAQAARNIEGLDILPTMGANVFDILKRDTLVITKAGLEALEARLK; from the coding sequence ATGAAACTAGATGTCATCAAACTCGACGGCGGCAAGGCCGGTTCGATTGATCTAAATGAGGCATTGTTTGGTCTTGAGCCACGTGTCGACATCCTGCACCGTGTTGTGCGCTGGCAGCGTAACAATGCGCAGGCTGGTACACATAAGGTGAAAACCCGGTCTGAAGTCAGCTACTCCACCAAGAAGATCTATCGTCAGAAAGGCACCGGCGGCGCACGTCACGGCGCGCGTTCTGCTCCGATCTTCCGCGGTGGCGGCGTTTATAAAGGTCCAACACCGCGCAGCCACGGCCATGATTTGCCGAAAAAAGTGCGGGCGCTGGGTCTGAAGCATGCTCTGTCTGCGAAAGCAAAAGCGGGTGAGCTGGTTGTGATTGATGCGGCTGTTTCTGACGGTAAAACAGGTGCGCTGGCCAAAGCGGTTGCGAACTTGGGTTGGAAACGTGCTTTGATCATCGACGGCGCAGCTGTAAATGAAAACTTTGCACAGGCAGCGCGGAATATTGAAGGTCTGGATATCCTGCCGACAATGGGTGCGAATGTGTTTGATATCCTGAAGCGTGACACTCTTGTGATCACAAAAGCAGGGTTGGAAGCTTTGGAGGCCCGTTTGAAATGA